From Miscanthus floridulus cultivar M001 chromosome 15, ASM1932011v1, whole genome shotgun sequence, the proteins below share one genomic window:
- the LOC136507621 gene encoding uncharacterized protein → MEQTEEEEPTPREAEAHESKEAGVPLVAEATEADAKATEAEALRASEAEAAGAGAPRATEVEVAEARLEKEVSRAAEASVAVQAVLEAKIGEHNTLQSATRTVCKALEVEGVESAVVSSHYADVDLEAISDGYVLAEDDEEANEEVTKLMEAAESPGTALAKLFEEEVVPPTPSIDAGDPEP, encoded by the exons atggagcaaacggaggaggaggagcctacgcCCCGTGAGGCCGAGGCCCATGAGTCCAAAGAAGCCGGGGTGCCCttagttgccgaggccaccgaggccgATGCCAAGGCGACAGAGGCCGAGGCCCTTAGGGCTTCGGAGGCCGAAGCGGCGGGCGCCGGGGCTCCCCGGGCTACCGAGGTTGAGGTGGCAGAGGCCA ggttggagaaggaggtctctcgggcagctgaggcctctgtcgcagtgcaggcggtgcttgaggccaagatcggggagcacaacaCGCTGCAGAGCGCCACCCGTACCGTCTGcaaggccctagaggttgagggggtcgagtcag CTgttgtctcctcgcactacgccgatGTCGACCTCGAGGCTATCAGTGATGGTTATgtcttggctgaggatgatgaggaggccaatgaggaggtcacgaagctgatggaggcggctgagagccccggcacggcgctggccaagctgttcgaagaggaggtggtccctcccacgccATCCATCGACGCTGGTGATCCTGAGCCTTGA